A segment of the Streptomyces sp. ITFR-21 genome:
GGCCACGATGCGGCGATCCACTCGATGCTCGCCGCAAGCCGGCTGGCCGCCAGCTGCAACCGCGTCTCGATGGAGCCGCGGACCACCGGCACACCCCACCCACGGTCCTCCGCCAGGGCGGCGTGCCAGTCCTCCAGCGTGCCGACGATCCCACCGGGCCCGCGCAGGTCCAGCAGCTCCACCGACATCGGCAGGGGCGCCTCAGCCGCCCCCGAGCCGCCCGAGTCCAGGCGCGGCGGGCGGGAGGCGGGCGGCAGCAGCATCTCCAGCGCCCGGTAGAGGCGCGGCGCCCGGTGCAGGCGGTTCAGCGTCGCCCGCGTGCACCCGGAGCAGAGCCGGTACTCCTCAAGCTCCGGGCCTTCACAGAGCAGACAACGGTTCACCGCCGGGCCTCCAGCGCGGACACCTTCGCCTCGATGCCGTCGAGCGCGGCCTGGGCCTCGGCGAGGGCCTGTGCGTCGGCGCGGCGGGCCTTCCGGCGGTCGTACACCCCGGTCACCCACCAGGCGGCGAACAGCAGCACCTCGCCGAGGGCCGCCCCGTCGGTCAACAGCGCGATGTCGTGGGCGCTCACGGCCGGGCCGCCATGGCCTCGCGGATCCGGTCGGCGAGTTCGCCGGTCGTGAGGTCGTCCAGCTCGGCGGCTTCGTCGAGTTCGGCCTGCACCCGGGCGAGCGCGGCCTCGGCCTGGTCGGCGCGCTGGCGCTCCGGCTCGCGGGCGGCGTCGAGTACGCGCTGGATCGACTTGTCGGCGGTCGAGAGGGCGGTGGGCTGGCTCATGGTGATGTCTCCTTCGGTGTCCGTCTGGTTGTCCACAGGTCCGAGGGTTATGACCTGCGGGTTGTGGATTGTGGGGTGGGTTTCTGTCCCGTCGGCTGTCACCCATCGGCCGCGCATGTAGCGGAGACCGCAGCAGGGGCACGGGTCGGTGACGTCACAGCGGTCGCACTCGGCATGCCCGGGGCAGGCGGCCGTGGGTGTAGCTACACGGGCGGCCTGGGCGCGGAGCTTCGCGGCGTGACGCCGGGGCAGGCCGCGCCGGCGGGCGGCGTCCATCTCCGCGCGGCGCCTCTTCGCCGCCTCGATCCGGCGGGCGGCATCGGCGATACGGATCTGCACCAGGTCGTTGACGTTCACAGCGGCCTCGGCTCGGGCTGGGCGCGCAGCCTCTTCACCGCGGAGCTGATCCGGCCGGCGCCGATTGCTCGCTGCTGGGCGTGCGTCGCCGCGCGGACCATCGGCTTCGCCGTCGAGTAGGGGGTGTCGGTGATCTCGATCCAGTAACCCCCGTCGTCGTAGGCGCTGTCTCCGGCGTAGCAGTGGGCCAGCCGGTGCACGGCCTCACCGACTGGCGTGCCGCCCGCGCCGTGGATGTGCCAGTGGCAGCACCACCGACACCAGACACGGAGGTCCGTGCCGTGCTCTTTGCGGTCCAGGAAGCCGTAGAGGACGGGGACGCCTTCCATCTCCCGGGGACAAGGGGGGGACAGGGGGACAGGGGGGGACACTCGTTTCGGTCCCGAACTTTCGCGCGTCACGCGAGTCATGATTTTTCTTCCCTTCCCTTATATATCTGCTGGTCACAGCGTTGATTGAATATTTGATATGTGTAATGTGCATCGACATTGGGTCTTGGCGGGCGCCCAGGGGGGACATGTGTCCCCCCTGTCCCCCCTGCGTCAGGTTGGGCGCGACCGTCCTGGGCAGAGCTTTCCGTCGGCCTCGATGACCCAGTCGCGGAGCATGGCGAGGGTGATCCCGTCCGCGATGTGCTTCTTGTCGCGCCCGGGGAACTTGGTGCGGAGCGCGCTACGCGTTGCTGGGCCGCCCTGGTGGACCAACAGGGCCAGCCGGGTCGCTACTCGGTCGGCGCCCTTATCCGACCGGGTCTCCTCGGCTTCCAGCCGGGCCTGGTCAACGCGAACTTCTTCGACGATGCGGGCCTGAGTGCGCTTCTCCTGGTCTGCCTGGCGTTGGCGTTCGCTGTACGCGATGACCCAGTCCCGGGCGGCGCAGGAGGCGCGCCAGACCATCTCCGCCAGCTCCCAGTCCTCGACCGTGACGTGCAGTCGTCCGGCGAGGATGGCGAGCAACGAGGACACCTTGATCTTCATGACAGGCGCGTGGGAGTCGAGCGGCCCCGTGCCCTCCGGCTGCTTCTCGCCGCGAGCGTTGGCCAGGTCGACGCGCCGCAGCTCGGTGGTGATCTCCCGGTCGAAGGTGATGTAGGTGGGCGCCTTGATCAGCGACCCGCCGGGCAGTGAGATCGCGTCGCGCCAGGCCGTCAACTCCCCGGGCCAGTACGGCGCGTCGTCCGGGATCGTGGGGTCGGTGACGACTCCCCAGAGGAAGCGCTGCGGGGTGCCTTCGGCGGTGTCCTGGAAGAGCGGGGCCGCGGTCTCGGGCTGGAAGCCGACGAGCAGGCCCATGCTGTACGAACCGCCGGGGATGTAGCGGGTGTTGTCCTTGCTGGCGTTGGTCTGTCCGAGGGTCTGCCCTACGGCCGCGCTGCGGATCGTTTCACCGAGTGTCGACCCGGTGCGCTCCTTCATGAGCCTGGTGAGGGTGGCGCCCTCATCGACGTAGAAGAACGCGTTGTGCCGGACCTGGGCGCGGACTGTGACCGTGACCGGGTCGCCCTTCTTCGGACCGCTCTTGTGGATCTCCCCGGTCTCCTCCTCGACGGTGCCCATGAAGATCTCGGCCATGCCTTCACCCGAGCCGATGGGCAGGCCGTCACGGAAGTCCATCTCCGGCGGGGCGGTGATGAGTCGGCCGCCGACGCGGACGCCGGTGGACTTGCCAGTGCCTGATCCGCCGACGACGGCCACGAACAAGTTGAGGGAGACATAGTCGGCGATGCCGGTGTCGGCGCGGATGTGGTGGGGGACGATGCCCGAGAGGCGGGCCAGGGTGGAGTAGAAGGCCACGTCGGCGGAACGATTCCGCGAGTGCGCCGCCTGCCGGATGTGATCCAGCTCGGGCCTTGCCGCGTAGAACGCTGCCGGAAGCCGGCCGGGGATGGGCTTGGGTGCAGTGTCGGCGGGCGGTCCCTCGGGCTCGGGCACGCCCTCCTCGGCGTCGCTCCAGTCGACGTGCTGCCCATCATCGGGGGCGGGTGCGATAAGCGCCCGGAGTTCGGCCTCGTCGTCGCGCCGGGAGACCGGCGGCCATGGGTGGCGCGGCTTGGACATCCCCTTGTGCAGGCCCGAGTTGATCGCGGAGATCGCCCTGCTCTCCGGGTGGTTCCCGCCTCGGGCAGCGGAGAGCAGCGCTTCCCATGCCTCGCCTTCGCCGAGCCCTCCCGCGCCCACGATCGTGCCGATGCTGAAGGCGCTGGCGTTGATCTGGTTGTTCTGGTTGCCCTCGGGAGCGTTGACGATCGCGTCGCATTCGGCTTGCAGGGCATTGCGGGTGTACTTGTCGTACCGGTCTGCTGAGATGGTGACGCCCGCCACCGGTCGCGCCGGGGCGCTCCCACGGTCCTGCAACGCGGTCAGCAGCCACTCGGGTGCATCGACCGGTGGCTGTGCGGCGTCCTCCAGGGTGTAGACGGCGCCGCTCGCGTGCAGAGAGCCGGCCGCGATGACGTAGGCGTTGCCCGCGCGGACATCCCCGTCGAACTTGCCCTTGAGCGCGCCGAGGCTGTTGCCGAGCCGGGCGTCGGCCGGGGCCCAGTAGTAGTCGTGGTGTCCCTTGCCCGTCACCACCCGCATCGTGGGGGTGTGCTCGTGACCGAGGGCGTTGGCCACGTCCTCCAGGGCGCGGGGCCGGTCGCTGTCCATGACCACGAGCTGCTTGCCGTCTGGTCCCTGGCACCCGCCGACGAAGATGCCGACGTTGAAGATCCCGTCGCCGAACTGGCGACGCACCTCGGCCTGGTCCTTCGTGTTGCGGTAGGTGAAGGCGACCGCCGGGTGCTTGCCGCGGTCGGTGCACGTCGCCGGGTCGTGGAACTGGCCCACCCCGGCACACCTGGGCAGCGTCGGGTGATCCGCCTTGAAGACGGCGAACCCCTGCCCGGCAAGCCATAGCGCCCAGTTGAGGGCACCCTTCTGGGCGGCCGGGGTGTCGGCCACGGCGCTCACTCGTTGTCCGGGCCGAGGAGTTCACGGACGATGGCGGCGGCGCGTTGGGCTGCGGCGGCGGACCTGCGGCGGCGGAGGAGGTGCCGGGCGGTGGCCGCGACATCGGTGATCTCGTTCAGGTCGAGTCCCTGCGGGGCCATGCGTGCTTCCTTGAGCGCCGCGTCCAGCGTCCCGCTGAAAGCCGCCAACTCCTCATCGGACTTGGCTACCAGCGCCGCGGTGACCTTGTTGTTCTCGGTACTGCTGTTCACGTTCGTGCTCGTTTCTGCGCGGGCCCGGTGGTGGAGATGAAGCCGGGATGCGCGGCGCCGCCCCTCCCCGGACGGCGCCGCGCAGGGGGTCAGCTGTCCTTGGCCATGGCCAGGCGGTGCCGAACGAGAGCCAACTCGTCCAAGACGTTCGACAGGTCCACGGCGTTGACCATGACCGACGTGTCGTCGTCGATCGGCCGGGCTTCCCCGAGGGCGCGGTGCAGTTCCACCTCCTCCTCGCCGCTGAGGTAGGTGGTCACGGACGCGGCGCCCTGGGCGACCCGGGTGGCCCGGTCCTCCTCGGCGAGCTGGAGGACGAACGCGTGGAACAGGAGGTCCAGTGCTCGGGCCTGCTGTACCGGCGTGAGCTGCCTCCACGCGCGGTGGCCGATGGCGACGACGTCGACTCCGCTGGGCGTCTCGCGCAGGAGTTCGGCGCTGGCCTCGCGCACGGCCGCGATGAGACCGGTGGAGTCGCCGGCCAGGGTGACGATGTCGTCGAACGTGTCGTCGGTCATGCTGCTGTCTCCGTCCGGGTGGTGACGCTGCCGAAGGCGATGCGGATCACGGCCTGCTGTTCGACCGTCAGGGGCGGTGCGGCGTTGGCGTGGCGCTCGACCAGCCGCCAGTACGCTGCGCCGCCGGGCCGGGCCGGGCGGCCGGGCACGATGTCCCCGGCCGCCGCGGCCTTCGTGGTGGCGGTCACGACTCGGTCGGCTTCGCGTCGAGCTGGGCGCGCATCGCGGCCAGGCCGTCACGGAAGGCGGTGACGCGGGCGATGAAGGCGTCCAGCTGCGGGCCGTCCAGCACGGCCTCGTCGTCGTCCGGATCTCCGGTTCCGAGCCACAGACTCGTGCCCTTGTACCGGTCGTCCACGTACAGCTCGGCGTGCAGCAGGTAGGCGGGGCCCATGTCCATGCCGTCGGGCGCGTCCAGCAGAAGCCGCTGGCCGTAGTGCTCGGCCGACTGGGTCTCGGGCCGGCTCTCGCACTTCCCGGGCGCGCACCACGGAAAATGCCGCAGGGCCTTGGTGGCGGTCGTCATGCCGTCACCTGCTCCGCAGCCGGGGCGGCCTGGCCGAGCTGGGCGCGCTGTGCCTTGAGGCCGGTCAGGAACGTCTCGAAGTCGGCGATGAGCTCGTCGGCCTCGGCGGCGTCGTAGGTGGTGCCCTCGTCGTAGAAGGTGACGCTGATCTCCGTGTCGGGGCACATGTCGCGGACGTGGGTCAGCCGCGAGTGCAGCAGCGGCAGCTTGCGGTCACCGTGGCGCCCTCGCGCGGGCAGCTCGTTCAGCGGCCCCTGGTGCTCGGTGGCCGACGTGGCGTGCCGGATGCACTCACGGCGCGAGCACCAGGGGTAGTGGCCAGGAAGGACCTTCATGCGGTCACCCCCAGTTCGGCGGCGATCTGCCGGGCGGCGGTGAGGCGTTCCCCGATGCGCTGGCCGGCGGGGAAGAGCAGGCACGGCTCCGGGTCCGCGTCATACCAGCCGACGATGTCGACGTCGCTGAGAGCGGCGGGCTTCTTCGCCGGGTCGACCTCGACGATGACGGCGCCGAGCGCGGCGGCGATCCGCTGGATCTCCGCGTTGTTCTCGGCGAGGATCTTCGCGGCCCCGGCGGTGAACCTCTCCGCGAAGAGGTCGGCGGCCAGGACGGGGTCCGGGGCGCCCTCGATCCGCTTCACAATGCGGGCGGTGGCCGCATCCACGGCCGCGCGGGCGGCGGCGCGGTCCGCCTCCAGCGTGGCGATCCGCGCGGTGATGGGCTCGGTCTCGGCGGTCGCCTCGGGCTGGTTGTTCTGGCTGGGTGTCGCGCGGGGCGCCGTGGGAACATGGGGCATGGCAGTACCTGGTCCTGTGTCTACTTGCTGGTGGACGTACTGGTGTGCTGCTGGACAGGCGCCCCCGGCTGGTACCCGGGGGCGTTGTCGTTTCCGGTCGCGCTCTCGCGGATGGTGATGTCGGAGATGCGACATCCGAGACCCACCGCGATCTTCAGGAGCGTTTCGGGACGTGGCGAGCGACTGCCCCGCTCGATGCGGGAGAGGCCGGCTCCGCTGAGTCCGATGGCAGTGGCGAACCGGGCAAGGCTCACGCCGCGCTCGATGCGCATCTGCCGGATCTTCAGTCCGTTCGTCTGCACGGCTTCACGGTAGGCAATAACTGGCAATGAAGCAAGCATCGAGGCTCCGATGCCAGGAAACAAGCCCCTCACCTGCTGGTATCGACCGAAACGAACTAGGCATCGTTGCCGAGTTCGTTACCTGGAAGTACCGTTGAGCCGTTGCCAATCGTTGCCAGGAGGAGGAGTCGTGAAGTGGAACCCGGCGGACTGGGAGCGCCTCGGCCGCAGGATCCGAGAGCGCCGGGAGGGGCTCGGGTTCAGCCGCGAGAAGCTGGGCGCGATCGCATCGGCGTCGCCAAAGACGATCCAGAACGCCGAAGACGGGCGGGTGCCCACGCGCTGGCCGTCAACGTTCGGCAGGATTGAATCCAGTCTCGGCTGGCTCGCGGGGAGCTTTCGAGAAGTTCTCGACGGGGGCGAGCCAACCGAGTTGGACTCTGGACTGTTCGATGAGTATCTGTCTGCCGTGAAAGAGCCAAATGCTCCCACCTTGGAGCGGCGGGCGGAAATCCGTTCACGCCTGGAGCGTGGACATCACCTATCTGTGGTCGAGAGAATGACGCTCAGTGAAATGGGGCGGACAGAGCAATTTCCGGAAGAAATCGAAGTGCGGCTGCGTGCAGTGTTTGAATTTGGTCAACTATGCGAGAGGTATGGGGCTCCGTCGCAGCTGACAGCGGGGTATGACTACGCCGTAGCAGATCTGCTAGCGGCCCTCGTTGAAGCTAGGAAAGGGCGCGGTAGCGTGACTTCGCGGCCAGCCGGCTACCGGACTTCGACGGCGAGCCCGCATTCGTCTCAGTATCACGGCGGCGCCTTCTCTGGCGAGGTTTCTCAAGGCGAGGTCGCAAAATCGAGAGAACGTGGGGAGGGTCTTGACTTGGATGGGCGGAAGGTCGAACAGCGGGAAGCCTCCGACGCCGAGTTGGTTGAACGGCTCGTCCAAGAATCCGAAAGGGTCAGTACGCTGATCGAGACGCTAAAAGAAAAGCAAGCCACCGTCGCTCAGATTTATCAGAAACTGGCGGCCTTGGACGATCCGAATTAAGGCGTCCGCTTCCATTCGAACTCGATGCTTTCCATGTCCTGATACGACCCGTCGGGCATCCGTCCGCGCCGGCCGGGCCTGATCCGCACGGTGACCAGGGCCCGCAGCACGTTGCGGCGCTGCTCCAGCTCCATGCCCTTCCACACCGCCCACGGGTCCGCCGTGCCCACCAGGTCCACGAGCGGATCCTTCGACGCGGCGGCGGCCAGCTGCGCCAGCACGGTCGACAACTGGGCGTTGATCACGCTGGAGCCCTCGGCCAGCTGCGAGGCATCGACCAGCCCGGACCCGAAGGCCGAGGCCAAAGTGGTCAGCCGTCCGCGGAGCTCCACCTGCTGGGCCTGCAGCTCCGCCACCGCACTCTCGTCGGCCAGGGGCAGCAGCAGCCCCGCCGCATCCGGGCGCGACAAGCGCTCCAGGATCACATCCCGCACATAGTCGTCGAGGACATCGGCCCGGCGGGTGACCTGCCCGAGCTGGCACCGGTACGCCGGCCGGTGGTCCTTGTTGCCGGTGCCGGAGACCTTCATCGGTCCGGGGCAGAGGCAGCCCTCCTTGCCGCACTCGAACAGCAGCGATCCGAGCCACCTCGGCCGGTTCCCTGGAGTCGTCCGCCGCGCGGGGTCTTCCAGGACCGCCACGGCCGCCCGCCACGTCGGTTCGGGCACGATGACGTCCCACTTGCCCCTACCGACCGGCTGACCCCGGTAGATGACGATCCCGGCGTTCCTCGGCCGCAGCAGGATGTCCCGCCACTCGATCGTCCCGATCGGGTTCCCCATCGTGGAGACCACGCCCTTGTCGGCGAGCAGCTGCACCCAGCCGCGGAGGGACTTGCCCGCGATGATGTCCTCGGTGGACTCCAGGACGAGGGCCGCCTCGCCCGGCACAGCCTTGTCGTAGTCGAGCACCGGCACTTCGATCTCGTCACCGGTCTTCTTGTCGGCCACGACGCGGGTTCCCCCGGTGGGCAGCCCCCAGCCGAACGGGCGGATCCCGCCGGCCCACTCGCCTGCCTGTGCCTTCTGGAGCCGGGCGCGGGCGACGCGTTCGCCCTTGTGCTCGGACTCCTGGCGGGCGACCGCGCCGAGCATGCGGGCCACCATCCGGCCGGACGGTGTGGCGAGATCGAGTTCGCCGGCCTGCACGGTATGGGTGGTGATGCCGCGCCGCTCGCAGAGGCTGATGTACTCCTCCAGCTCAGTGGGGGAGCGGTGCAGCCGGTCGGTGTGCCAGCAGATGACGACCGTGGCGGTGCCCGCATCGAGGTCGTCGAGCATCCGCCGGTACCCGGGGCGCTTCTTCCCGCTGAACGCCGAGATGTCGTTGTCCGGGTAGACCCTGACGACCTCGAAGCCCATGCGCTCGGCCAGGGCCTCGCAGTCCTCGCGCTGCCGCTCGACGCCGAGGCCGGCCCCGGTCCGGTCCTGGCTGATCCGGACATAGATCACTGCGCGGATCTGCTGTCCGTCGGGGGTCTTCATCGGCCGAGCCGCCCAGACTCCACGCTGTAGGTCTCAACGCCCAGCCGGTTCGAGATTTCGCTGTACGCCTTCTGGAGGTCGGGATCGCGGTAGAGGCGGTCTTCCCTGAAGACGAGGACCGCGGCGGCATCGCCTCGTTCAAGTCCGGCGAGCATCTCCTCGTAGGCCGGCCGGTTGGCCGAGCGCCCTGAGCCGCCGTCGTCCTGGAAGACGCGAACGACCTGGTACTCGGCGCCCGGCCCGGAGAGCGATCCGGCGAGGGCGTACCCGTCTTGGATCTGTCGCTGGATAGCCAGAGGGTTGCTCCGCGCGACGTGCGCGTACACGTAGCAGCGGATTACCTGCGGCTCTGTACTGGCGTCGCCAGCCTGGGTGCTCTTCATGGTCTCAGTCTGCCGCAACAGGTATGCCCCAGTCCCGGTTTCGGGAAGACAACGCTGCTGAGCTGTCTGCTCGGCCTGGTCGACCCGGCTGCGCGCGTCGTGCTCGCCGAGGACTCGGCGGAACTGCGCCCCGACCACCCCCATGTGGTCCGGCTGGAGACCCGGCCGGCCAATCAGGAGGGCGCCGGCCAGGTCACCTTGCGCGACCTGGTACGGCAGGCGCTGCGGATGCGGCCCGACCGACTGGTCGTCGGCGAGGTGCGCGGGCGCGAGGTCGTCGATTTGCTGAGTGCGCTCAACACCGGTCATGAGGGCGGCTGCGGCACCGTGCACGCGAATGCCGCGGCCGACGTGCCCGCCCGGCTCGAAGCGCTCGGCAGCACCGCGGGGCTCGATCGTGCCGCGTTGCACAGCCAGGTGTCGGCCGCCCTGTCGGTTGTCGTCCACCTGGTACGGGACGGCTCCGGGCGCCGCCGCCTCGCCGAGATCCATGTCCTGCGGCGTGGCGCCGACGGACTGGTCACCACGGTGCCCGCTCTGGTCCGGGACGGACATGACCGCGTCGACCGCGGCCCCGGCTGGCAGCGGCTGGCTGCCCTGTGCGCGGCGGGTGTGCGATGAGCCCCGGACCGGCTCCCGCGGCCCTCGCCTGGGCGGCGGCCCTGTGCGCGGTGGCGCTGCTGACGCGCGTGCCCCGCCCCGGAGCAGGAGTGCGCCGCCGCGCGCTCCGGCTGGTGGGCTCGGTGGAGTTCCGGGCCGGGCGTTCGCCGGGGGAGCGGTTGCGCAAGCTGGATGCCTGGGCGCGGCGGGCGCTTGCCGGGCGCCCCGGGGTGCTGTGCCTGCCGGTAGGGCTGGTACTGGGATTGGCGACCGGGTCGCCGCTGCCGGTGGCGGCCGGGGTGCTGGGCGCGCCGCTGGTGGGACGGGCTTTGCGGAGACGAGCCGAGCGGGCCGCAGCCGACCGTGGGATCGCGGCGGTCGCCGCGCTGTGCGGGACGGTGGCCGGGGATCTGCGGGCCGGACGGCCGCCGAACGCGGCGCTGGCGGACGCTGTGGATTCGGCCGGATGGGCGAGAGGCCCCGAACTGGCCGGTGCGGCAAGCCTGCTGCTGTCGGCCGCCCGCTTCGGCGGGGACGTGCCGCAGGCGCTGCGGGCCGCCGCCCGGCTTCGCGAGGGCATCCTGGGGCTCGCCGCGGTCGCCGCCTGCTGGCAGGTCGCCGTGGACGGTGGCGCCGGGCTGGCCGCCGCTCTGGACCGGGTGGCCGCCGCGCTGCGGGCCGAGGCCGATCAACGGGAAGACCTGCGGGCCCAGTTGGCGGGCCCACGCTCCACGGCCGTGCTGCTGGCGCTGCTCCCACTGTTCGGGCTCGTCCTGGGCGCGGGGCTCGGCGCTCGGCCCTCGGCGGTGCTGCTGCACACCCCGGTCGGCCTGTGCTGCCTGGCCGCAGGCGCGGCCCTGGAGTGGGCGGGCCTGGCCTGGACGGCGCGCATCATCCGGGACGCCGAGGACGGCTCCGCCGTTGGACAGCGCGGGGCGCGAAAGGCGCAGCGGGAGACAGCCGAAAGAGTCCCGGCGGGGAGGGGGACGTTGTGAGGGGTGGAACGGGCTGGGCTGTCCACAGCCTGGGGACAGCCGGGGCGGTTCTGGCGGCGCTGGCCGCCGGGCTGCTGGCAGCGGGAGGGGCGCGGCAGCGGGTCGTGGGGATCCGGCGGCTGCGGAGCGTGCTGGGGACGCCGTGCCGGACACGGAGGCCGGCGGAGACGCTGCGGCGGCTGCGTGGGCCGCTGACGGGGTGGGGCCCGGTGGTCGCCGCGGGGCTCGGGGTCGGGGCGCTGATCGGCGGGCCGCTGGGCGTCCTGGCGGGAATCGGGACGGCGGCCGGAACCGGGCGATGGCTCAAGCGCCGTCAGAAGGCCGCTGGGCGACTCGCCGGCGCCGCGGAGGCGGGGGACGCGGACCTGCCGTTCTGCGCCGACCTGATGGCCGCCTGCCTGGCCGCCGGCGCCACGCCGGGGGAGGCGGCGGGGGCCGTGGGCCGCTGCTTGGACGGGCCGCTGGGAGAGGCGCTGATACGGGTGCGGGCCGAGTTGCGGCTCGGAGCGGAGCCGGCGGAGTGCTGGGACCGGTTCGGCCGGCTACCCGCAGCCCGGGAAATGGGCCGGTGCCTGGCCAGGGCCGCCACGACCGGGAGCGCACCGGTCGCGGAGATGGCCCGGCTGGCGGCCGAGTGTCGTGCCGCGCGCGCCCGTACGGCCCTGGCCCGGGCCAGGCGTGCCGCGGTTTTGGCCACCGCGCCGCTGGGCGCCTGCTTCCTGCCGGCGTTCCTGCTGGTCGGTGTCGCCCCGGTGGTGATGGGACTGGCCGGAAGGGTCCTGGGCGGCGGGGCGGACTGACCCGCCTCCGACACCGGCCTTTCGCGAAGCACGTCGGCTCTTGGCCCGCGCTTTCCCGACCAGCGCCAGTGCACCGCCGTATCGCCGAACGACTGCCTGACTGCCTGACCGCATGACCCGACCGGCGCCTGAGCCGGAACAACCGACAGCGGAACAACCGACAACGGGAGAAACCCCATGACGAACACGATGAACATGATCGACACGACGAGCACGACGAGCACGACGAGCACGGCAGGTCCGGTGGGGGCGAGCACGGCGAACGCGCCTCGCAGCACGCCCGCGACCCGGCGGGTGAAGGGCGGCGGGACCAGGACGGCGTGGGCGGCCCGGCGGGTGGGGAGGTGCCGGGCGGTGGCGGAGGCCGGGATGAGTACGGCGGAGTACGCCGTCGGGATTCAATTTATCTAGTGTTGTCAAGCGAAGGTGCTGGCCAATGGGCAAAGAGCTCTTCTGGCACATGAGTTACGTTGTACGTGTGGGCATCGCTGTCGAGCGCCTAGGCCGACGACTACGCCGCCTTGCAGGCAGGACCGAGTGGAGCATGAGCGGCAGGCTCGTGACTGGCGTGGCACCGCGCTGGACGCCTTGCCGCCCTCGCCAGGAGACGCCGCTCCACCGGGGGAGCAGGCCCGTGGTCTGGACGTTCCGGGTCAAAACCCTGACGAGCACAGGGCACTCGTGCCAACATCAACTCACCTGCAACGCTGGCATATCTGACCTCTCAGATCGGGACGATCGTGCAAATCGCCTTCTTTGATGCTGACTCAAATGAGCTTACGAGCAACAAGAAGGGGACCTTGTTTGAACGGTTTACGGCCAGGCTTGTGGAGATGTCTGGGTACCGAGATGTGCAGCTGCGTGCCAAGAGGTCGAGTCTCGAGTACGACATTGAAGCGACTTCATCACTCCATAGTCGCAAACTATTTGGTGAGGCCAAGGCGCATGAAGCGTCCATGTCGGGCAAGGAAGCGTCCGCATTTGTTGGCAAGCTCCTGCCGCTATCCCTGAGCGCTGGCGGAGTGGATGGGCTCTTTATCTCGACATCACCCTTCACTCCTGAAGCCAACGATTATTTGGAGAGCCTAAAAAGCTCCGGTGCTACTGTCGCTGGGATTACCTTGCGGACGTTGGCTGGTGATGAAATCCCCAGATTTCTGGCCGAAAGGGGGATCGGGATTCCCGAATCACATCTTCGCGACAAGGTCCAACGCGAAACCGGATTGCAAGCTTTTGATGCCTGGATCGTTGTCGCAGAGCGTGGCGACTTCTTCGTTTTGAGCTTGGGCCAAAATGTGATGTCGACTGCCACTGCGTTCTCTGTATTCTCGCTCGCGGGCGACTGGATCGCTATTAGCGATACGGAAGCCACCAGATTGTCGAATCAGGTTTCTGATCTTAAGGAGCTTAGGCTTCTCGCACCACAGGCGCCTCAGGTCAGGACTGATAATGAGGCCCAGACGCTTCCCGCCGTGGTGGCTGGATCCGGCTGGTTTGATTACAAGTTTCCCAGCCCGCCAGAATGTTTTATCGGTCGCGAGGCTGCATTGATCGAGATCGACAAATTTCTTGCTGAGATCAGCGGTGGATCGACGACATTGCGCGCGG
Coding sequences within it:
- a CDS encoding bifunctional DNA primase/polymerase → MADTPAAQKGALNWALWLAGQGFAVFKADHPTLPRCAGVGQFHDPATCTDRGKHPAVAFTYRNTKDQAEVRRQFGDGIFNVGIFVGGCQGPDGKQLVVMDSDRPRALEDVANALGHEHTPTMRVVTGKGHHDYYWAPADARLGNSLGALKGKFDGDVRAGNAYVIAAGSLHASGAVYTLEDAAQPPVDAPEWLLTALQDRGSAPARPVAGVTISADRYDKYTRNALQAECDAIVNAPEGNQNNQINASAFSIGTIVGAGGLGEGEAWEALLSAARGGNHPESRAISAINSGLHKGMSKPRHPWPPVSRRDDEAELRALIAPAPDDGQHVDWSDAEEGVPEPEGPPADTAPKPIPGRLPAAFYAARPELDHIRQAAHSRNRSADVAFYSTLARLSGIVPHHIRADTGIADYVSLNLFVAVVGGSGTGKSTGVRVGGRLITAPPEMDFRDGLPIGSGEGMAEIFMGTVEEETGEIHKSGPKKGDPVTVTVRAQVRHNAFFYVDEGATLTRLMKERTGSTLGETIRSAAVGQTLGQTNASKDNTRYIPGGSYSMGLLVGFQPETAAPLFQDTAEGTPQRFLWGVVTDPTIPDDAPYWPGELTAWRDAISLPGGSLIKAPTYITFDREITTELRRVDLANARGEKQPEGTGPLDSHAPVMKIKVSSLLAILAGRLHVTVEDWELAEMVWRASCAARDWVIAYSERQRQADQEKRTQARIVEEVRVDQARLEAEETRSDKGADRVATRLALLVHQGGPATRSALRTKFPGRDKKHIADGITLAMLRDWVIEADGKLCPGRSRPT
- a CDS encoding recombinase family protein, with amino-acid sequence MKSTQAGDASTEPQVIRCYVYAHVARSNPLAIQRQIQDGYALAGSLSGPGAEYQVVRVFQDDGGSGRSANRPAYEEMLAGLERGDAAAVLVFREDRLYRDPDLQKAYSEISNRLGVETYSVESGRLGR
- a CDS encoding type II secretion system F family protein, with the translated sequence MSPGPAPAALAWAAALCAVALLTRVPRPGAGVRRRALRLVGSVEFRAGRSPGERLRKLDAWARRALAGRPGVLCLPVGLVLGLATGSPLPVAAGVLGAPLVGRALRRRAERAAADRGIAAVAALCGTVAGDLRAGRPPNAALADAVDSAGWARGPELAGAASLLLSAARFGGDVPQALRAAARLREGILGLAAVAACWQVAVDGGAGLAAALDRVAAALRAEADQREDLRAQLAGPRSTAVLLALLPLFGLVLGAGLGARPSAVLLHTPVGLCCLAAGAALEWAGLAWTARIIRDAEDGSAVGQRGARKAQRETAERVPAGRGTL
- a CDS encoding recombinase family protein, encoding MKTPDGQQIRAVIYVRISQDRTGAGLGVERQREDCEALAERMGFEVVRVYPDNDISAFSGKKRPGYRRMLDDLDAGTATVVICWHTDRLHRSPTELEEYISLCERRGITTHTVQAGELDLATPSGRMVARMLGAVARQESEHKGERVARARLQKAQAGEWAGGIRPFGWGLPTGGTRVVADKKTGDEIEVPVLDYDKAVPGEAALVLESTEDIIAGKSLRGWVQLLADKGVVSTMGNPIGTIEWRDILLRPRNAGIVIYRGQPVGRGKWDVIVPEPTWRAAVAVLEDPARRTTPGNRPRWLGSLLFECGKEGCLCPGPMKVSGTGNKDHRPAYRCQLGQVTRRADVLDDYVRDVILERLSRPDAAGLLLPLADESAVAELQAQQVELRGRLTTLASAFGSGLVDASQLAEGSSVINAQLSTVLAQLAAAASKDPLVDLVGTADPWAVWKGMELEQRRNVLRALVTVRIRPGRRGRMPDGSYQDMESIEFEWKRTP
- a CDS encoding DUF6907 domain-containing protein produces the protein MKVLPGHYPWCSRRECIRHATSATEHQGPLNELPARGRHGDRKLPLLHSRLTHVRDMCPDTEISVTFYDEGTTYDAAEADELIADFETFLTGLKAQRAQLGQAAPAAEQVTA
- a CDS encoding helix-turn-helix domain-containing protein — encoded protein: MQTNGLKIRQMRIERGVSLARFATAIGLSGAGLSRIERGSRSPRPETLLKIAVGLGCRISDITIRESATGNDNAPGYQPGAPVQQHTSTSTSK
- a CDS encoding DUF6907 domain-containing protein, yielding MTTATKALRHFPWCAPGKCESRPETQSAEHYGQRLLLDAPDGMDMGPAYLLHAELYVDDRYKGTSLWLGTGDPDDDEAVLDGPQLDAFIARVTAFRDGLAAMRAQLDAKPTES